A DNA window from Schistocerca gregaria isolate iqSchGreg1 chromosome 2, iqSchGreg1.2, whole genome shotgun sequence contains the following coding sequences:
- the LOC126336583 gene encoding uncharacterized protein LOC126336583, whose amino-acid sequence MMKTLMIVLLLAAAGSATVAQYARYEEVVRNPKETDLLYGSTLGSRNETWYFTTAATLTSIIIPSQINFCGSGPLTNGMYDEAVDLFVYETKLASSAAAVKTYLVASGSFKGAVNYGQELDIPLWNSTLSRAPRVQSYINPSSGYKYTLNIVFKTTGIYPWYTTRSLSTYSIVHAGTNVPGIAIGLSYALG is encoded by the exons ATGATGAAGACTCTGATGATCGTCTTGCTGTTGGCAGCTGCTGGATCCG CAACAGTGGCGCAGTACGCACGCTACGAGGAGGTGGTGCGCAACCCCAAGGAGACGGACCTGCTGTACGGCTCCACCTTAGGATCTCGGAACGAGACGTGGTACTTCACCACCGCAGCCACCCTAACGTCCATCATCATCCCATCACAGATCAACTTCTGCGGCTCAG GTCCATTGACGAATGGAATGTACGACGAGGCGGTTGACCTTTTCGTTTACGAGACGAAACTTGCGAGCAGTGCGGCTGCGGTGAAGACGTACTTGGTAGCGTCTGGGTCCTTCAAGGGCGCCGTTAACTACGGCCAGGAGCTGGACATCCCGCTGTGGAATTCCACACTCAGTCGTGCTCCACGTGTCCAGAGTTACATCAACCCCAGCAGTGGCTACAAGTATACGCTCAACATCGTCTTCAAGACGACCGGCATATACCCGTGGTACACGACGAGGTCTCTCTCCACCTACTCCATCGTCCATGCTGGGACGAATGTGCCTGGTATTGCTATCGGACTGTCGTACGCTCTTGGCTAA